Part of the Candidatus Cloacimonadota bacterium genome, TGCGAATAATAGATTAAACAGCAAATGCTTTTCTAAATAACCTACTGCATCTGTCAAAACTTATTTTCTTGTATTATGCAAATCAAAGCATTCCAGAGCGTATAAATAAATGGCAGAACCTAGGTTCTGCCATTCTTTGATGTGTCAAAAAATGTTAATTCTTACTTTTTGACAGCGTCTTTCAGTTTTTTACCCGCTTTGAAAACAGGAACTTTACGTGCCGGAATCTTCAAAGGAGCTTTGGTTTTGGGATTGATACCTTTACGTGCCTTGCGATGTGCAACACTGAAGGATCCAAAACCTACCAAAGAAACCTTGCCGCCCTTTTTAAGGGTTTGAGTAATACCTTCCAGAACGGCAGCGAGGGCAAGACCGGCAACTTTCTGGGTTACGCCGGCATCGGACGCGATCTTTTTTACTAATTCATCTCTGCTCATTTTACCTCCTTTTGTAGTTTGGATAAGCGTTAGAGATATTTCAAAGTATAGAGAATGTTATCTTGGAATTTCTGTCAACATAAAAAAACCGCTTAAAGCCTTATTTATAGAGCTTTTGTCCAATACTGCGGGTTGCAATTGGCTTTAATCGCTTGTATTTCAAGTAATTAAGTGCTGTTCAAAAAAATACACTTTTATTGCTAATTTTTCTTACATCAAAGCTATAGCCTCTTTTTTAAGTTGACAAAATCCGCTCATTTAAGACTGTGTTCATAGATTAATAAATGGAGGATTTAATGCTGAATCACAGATTTCTTGCTCTTGCCGCACTGATGTTCTTGATAGTACTAAGTGCGTGCTCCTCAAATAAACAAATCGAAGTGGAGCCCGAGCCAGTCCGGAATCCACTTGCACTTGCACATCAAGCTGCTTCTATCGCCACCGAAAACTACGAAGATGGAATGTTAGAGAACGCTATTATGGAGTTTAATAATGCCATTGCGCTCTTTGAAGAAGCTGCACCCACTGCCTCAGTATCCGATTCCATTGCTCAAAACATCGAAAGCATGCAATTAAACATCGCCAAAACTCATATAGATTTGGCATTTGAAAGCATCGAAGTCAGTATGTTTAATGAAGCAATAGATCACTACGAAACAGCTCTTAACATATACAAAAACCACACTCCGGTAGGTATCAGTAAGGCTGATTTGGATAAATACATAATTGGAACATTAAACAATCTTGCCATTGTATCCAAGGACTCTCATAATTATGAGGCTGCTCTGGCATATTACAATCAGATTCTTGAGATGGAACCTGATAACGCCGAAGTATTGAATGCCAAGTTCTTCGTTTTGAAAGATGACATCAAAGATAGCGAACAGGCTTTTCAGGTTTTAGAAGATTATACCAAAGTAGCCAATGATGCTGCAGCGTATGTTATGCTTGCTGAAGGTTATGCCCAAGCAGGCGAATATAACAAGGCTGAAACTGCTTATAAAACAGCGGAGAACTTACGCCCAGGTGCCGATATGTTTACGCGTATTGCAAACTTTTACCGCGCCAACAGTGAATGGGAAAAAGCAAACATCTATCTAGAAAAACTAGCTGCAACCAGACCTGAAGCTTCTCTTTTAGCAGTAGTATATTCTCAAATTGCCGAGAATTATAACCAGTTGAAGAATAATGCTAAAATGATAGAGTATTTTGAGAAATCTTTGGAGATAAAGGCAGATCCCAGAATCGCTTTGTCGCTTGCAGCACAATATAACAGAACCAAAAACTGGAGCAAAGTAGTACAATATAGCACAATGGTACTCAGTGATCAAGCCAATAATAGCGATGCACGCATGTTGCGTGGCGTTGCTTATTATCAGCAAAAGAATTATACAGCCGCCAAAGCAGATTTAGAACGTCTTACCGCCGATCCCAAATACGGTAGTCAAGCTCAAGCTATTTTGAAGGCAATTAAATAGTTTTTAACCCCAATATCGGCGGGCGGAACGCGATTTCGTCCGCCGCTTTTTTGCCATGAAAAAACTAAAAACTGACGGCTCTATCAAAGCTGTTTACAAGTATTGTGAAGGGAAAAAGATTCTGCGTCCAATTGTGGGCGCTATTGTCCCGGCCGGATTTCCTTCACCGGCTCAAGATTACATTGAGGGCATGCTCGATATCTCTGAGCACCTTATCCGCCACCCATCCTCAACCTTTTTTATGTACGCAGATGGTTATTCTATGATTGGAGCTGGAATTCATCCCGGAGATCTGCTTATTGTGGATCGCGCTATCGAAGCTCAATCTAACAAAATTGTAATAGCCATTGTAGATAATGAGCTAACCTTAAAGAGGTTGAAGATTGAAGACGGTCAATACTGGTTGACTCCTGAAAACGATGAATTTGACCCAATACACATCACAGAAGATATGAACTTTATTGTTTGGGGAGTAGTTACGTTTGTAATACGCCAGCTTTGATGATTAAACGTAATAGTATCTTCTTAATTCTATTTACTTTTGGATTTAGCTTTCTATCTGCCCTTAGTTTTGTTGTAGAAGAAACTATAACTCTAAATCCACAGATAGATGCTTATACATTGTCTCATAAGAATATCGTATCATTATCTGAAAGTGTTTTCGGAGATTCCTTGCGCTATGCCAAAAATTTGGATTATACCATAGACTATCAAAAGGGAATTCTAAAGCTTATAAAAAAATTCCCC contains:
- a CDS encoding HU family DNA-binding protein; protein product: MQTTKGGKMSRDELVKKIASDAGVTQKVAGLALAAVLEGITQTLKKGGKVSLVGFGSFSVAHRKARKGINPKTKAPLKIPARKVPVFKAGKKLKDAVKK
- a CDS encoding tetratricopeptide repeat protein, which codes for MLNHRFLALAALMFLIVLSACSSNKQIEVEPEPVRNPLALAHQAASIATENYEDGMLENAIMEFNNAIALFEEAAPTASVSDSIAQNIESMQLNIAKTHIDLAFESIEVSMFNEAIDHYETALNIYKNHTPVGISKADLDKYIIGTLNNLAIVSKDSHNYEAALAYYNQILEMEPDNAEVLNAKFFVLKDDIKDSEQAFQVLEDYTKVANDAAAYVMLAEGYAQAGEYNKAETAYKTAENLRPGADMFTRIANFYRANSEWEKANIYLEKLAATRPEASLLAVVYSQIAENYNQLKNNAKMIEYFEKSLEIKADPRIALSLAAQYNRTKNWSKVVQYSTMVLSDQANNSDARMLRGVAYYQQKNYTAAKADLERLTADPKYGSQAQAILKAIK
- the umuD gene encoding translesion error-prone DNA polymerase V autoproteolytic subunit; this encodes MKKLKTDGSIKAVYKYCEGKKILRPIVGAIVPAGFPSPAQDYIEGMLDISEHLIRHPSSTFFMYADGYSMIGAGIHPGDLLIVDRAIEAQSNKIVIAIVDNELTLKRLKIEDGQYWLTPENDEFDPIHITEDMNFIVWGVVTFVIRQL